Proteins encoded together in one Marinobacter sp. Arc7-DN-1 window:
- the oadA gene encoding sodium-extruding oxaloacetate decarboxylase subunit alpha has product MTKRKIHITDVILRDAHQSLIATRLRTEDMLPACEWLDQAGYWSLECWGGATFDACVRFLKEDPWERLRTLRKALPNTRLQMLLRGQNLLGYRHYGDDVVEAFVAKAAENGIDVFRIFDALNDVRNLETSIKAVKKAGKHAQGTLCYTVSPVHGSDAYLEQAKAMADMGADSIAIKDMAGLLTPAVTAELVGKLKQTLNLPVFLHSHATSGMAPMCQWAAMEAGVDHIDTALSAFAGGTSHPPTESLVAALHDAGFETGLNLELLDKATRHFREVRKKYHQFESDYNGVDTSVLLSQVPGGMMSNLANQLKEQGALDRIQEVFEEIPRVRKDLGYPPLVTPTSQIVGTQAVINVLGGKRYESITNEVKKYLQGWYGKAPANVDQELQRRAVGKEELVDERPANLIPRELDELRKQVGELATSEEDVLTYAMFPDQARGYLEQRRDGNLQPEPLEPIAAKGSGGPVATRFKITVHGESYDIHVTGANPVSDNERRFYMTVDGVPEEIHLASEGDENQAGGKGGGRASATKEGHVTTSMPGNIVDVLVKEGDDVQAGDPVLIIEAMKMETEVKATIAGSVKGVFIAKGDRVVPGEVLMEIE; this is encoded by the coding sequence ATGACCAAGCGCAAGATCCATATTACCGACGTTATCCTGCGGGACGCCCACCAGTCACTGATAGCCACCCGACTGCGTACCGAAGACATGCTGCCGGCCTGTGAATGGCTGGACCAGGCTGGCTACTGGTCGCTGGAATGCTGGGGCGGTGCCACCTTCGACGCCTGCGTGCGTTTCCTGAAGGAAGATCCGTGGGAGCGCCTGCGTACCCTGCGCAAGGCCCTGCCCAACACCCGTCTGCAGATGTTGCTGCGTGGCCAGAACCTGCTGGGCTACCGCCATTACGGCGATGACGTGGTCGAGGCCTTCGTGGCCAAGGCCGCCGAAAACGGAATAGACGTGTTCCGCATTTTTGACGCCCTGAACGACGTGCGCAACCTGGAAACCAGCATCAAGGCTGTGAAGAAGGCCGGCAAGCATGCCCAGGGCACCCTCTGTTACACCGTGAGCCCGGTACACGGCAGCGATGCCTATCTGGAGCAGGCCAAAGCCATGGCTGATATGGGCGCTGACAGCATCGCCATCAAGGACATGGCCGGTTTGCTGACGCCGGCGGTGACCGCTGAGCTGGTCGGCAAGCTGAAGCAGACGCTGAACCTCCCGGTGTTCCTGCACTCCCATGCCACCTCGGGCATGGCGCCCATGTGCCAGTGGGCCGCGATGGAAGCGGGCGTCGACCACATTGACACCGCCCTGTCGGCCTTTGCCGGTGGTACCAGTCATCCGCCCACCGAGTCTCTGGTGGCGGCATTGCACGATGCTGGTTTCGAAACGGGTCTGAACCTGGAGCTGCTGGACAAGGCCACGCGCCACTTCCGGGAGGTGCGAAAAAAGTACCACCAGTTCGAAAGCGACTATAACGGCGTGGACACCTCGGTACTGCTGTCCCAGGTGCCCGGCGGCATGATGTCCAACCTGGCCAACCAGCTGAAGGAGCAGGGCGCCCTGGATCGTATCCAGGAGGTGTTCGAGGAGATCCCCCGTGTCCGCAAGGATCTGGGCTATCCACCGCTGGTGACCCCCACGTCCCAGATTGTTGGCACCCAGGCGGTGATCAATGTGCTGGGGGGCAAGCGCTACGAGTCCATCACCAATGAGGTGAAAAAATACCTGCAGGGCTGGTACGGCAAGGCGCCCGCCAACGTAGATCAGGAGCTTCAGCGCCGGGCCGTGGGTAAGGAAGAGCTGGTGGATGAGCGCCCGGCCAACCTGATCCCCCGTGAGCTCGACGAGTTGCGAAAACAGGTGGGAGAGCTGGCGACCAGTGAAGAGGATGTGCTCACCTACGCCATGTTCCCGGATCAGGCCCGGGGCTACCTGGAGCAGCGCCGCGATGGCAACCTGCAGCCAGAGCCGCTGGAGCCGATAGCAGCGAAAGGCAGCGGCGGGCCGGTGGCGACCCGCTTCAAGATTACGGTGCATGGTGAGAGCTACGACATTCATGTGACCGGTGCCAACCCGGTCAGCGACAATGAGCGGCGCTTCTACATGACTGTGGATGGCGTGCCCGAGGAAATCCACCTGGCCTCGGAAGGTGATGAAAACCAGGCTGGCGGCAAGGGCGGTGGCCGCGCGAGTGCGACCAAAGAAGGCCATGTCACTACAAGTATGCCGGGCAATATCGTGGATGTCCTGGTCAAGGAAGGTGACGATGTCCAGGCCGGCGATCCGGTGCTGATCATCGAGGCGATGAAGATGGAAACCGAAGTTAAGGCGACCATCGCCGGGTCGGTGAAAGGCGTGTTCATTGCCAAGGGTGACCGGGTGGTTCCCGGCGAGGTGCTGATGGAGATTGAATAA
- a CDS encoding acyl-CoA dehydrogenase, whose translation MASAPWDDLLQFDKQLEETERQVRDSIRNFCDQQLMPGIVEANRHEKFDRNIFNEMGELGMLGATLPEEYGGPGLNHVCYGLIAREVERVDSAYRSALSVQSSLVMHPIHAFGQEALKKRILPKLASGEYVGCFGLTEPNHGSDPGGMETRAKKVDGGYLLSGSKTWITNSPIADICVVWAKLDGKVNGFVIEREGAEGLDTPKIEGKFSLRASETGSIFMDEVFVPDENRLEVEGLKGPFSCLNKARFGISWGSLGAAEFCWHAARNYTLERKQFGRPLAANQLIQKKLVDMQTEITLGLQAVLQLGRMMDDGTATADAISLLKRNNCGKALDIARVARDMHGGNGIADEYHVIRHVMNLEAVNTYEGTHDVHALILGRGQTGIQAFN comes from the coding sequence ATGGCTTCCGCACCCTGGGATGACCTGCTGCAATTTGACAAACAACTTGAAGAAACCGAGCGTCAGGTCCGCGACAGCATCCGCAACTTCTGCGATCAGCAACTGATGCCCGGCATCGTCGAGGCCAACCGGCATGAGAAGTTCGACCGGAACATCTTCAACGAGATGGGCGAGCTGGGCATGCTGGGCGCCACCCTGCCGGAAGAGTATGGCGGCCCGGGTCTGAATCACGTGTGCTACGGCCTGATTGCCCGGGAAGTGGAGCGGGTGGATTCCGCCTACCGTTCGGCTCTGAGCGTACAGTCCTCTCTGGTTATGCACCCCATCCATGCCTTCGGCCAGGAAGCCCTGAAAAAACGCATCCTGCCAAAACTGGCTTCCGGCGAATACGTGGGCTGCTTCGGCCTGACCGAGCCCAACCATGGCTCCGATCCCGGTGGCATGGAAACCCGCGCCAAAAAGGTCGACGGCGGGTACCTGCTGAGCGGCTCGAAAACCTGGATCACCAACTCCCCGATCGCGGACATCTGCGTGGTCTGGGCCAAGCTTGACGGCAAGGTAAACGGCTTCGTGATCGAGCGTGAAGGCGCAGAGGGTCTGGACACGCCGAAGATCGAGGGCAAATTCTCCCTGCGGGCGTCCGAGACCGGTTCCATCTTTATGGACGAAGTGTTTGTGCCGGACGAAAACAGGCTGGAGGTTGAAGGTCTGAAGGGTCCGTTCAGCTGCCTGAACAAGGCCCGTTTTGGCATTAGCTGGGGCTCACTGGGTGCGGCCGAGTTCTGCTGGCACGCCGCCCGCAACTACACCCTGGAGCGCAAGCAGTTTGGCAGGCCCCTGGCCGCCAATCAGTTGATCCAGAAAAAGCTGGTGGATATGCAAACCGAGATCACCCTCGGCCTGCAAGCGGTACTGCAGCTCGGCCGCATGATGGATGACGGAACCGCCACTGCGGATGCAATCTCGCTGCTAAAACGTAACAACTGCGGCAAGGCTCTGGACATCGCCCGGGTTGCCCGGGACATGCACGGCGGCAACGGCATTGCCGATGAGTACCACGTGATCCGCCATGTCATGAACCTGGAGGCGGTGAACACCTACGAGGGCACCCACGATGTGCACGCCCTGATTCTTGGCCGGGGCCAGACCGGGATCCAGGCATTCAACTGA
- a CDS encoding IclR family transcriptional regulator, producing the protein MARTKQSSPELKVASSDGEPVKPEKDRKFVEALSRGLDVLRAFSQGPVILGNQDIARITGLPKPTVSRMTYTLTKLGYLSYNTQLEKYQLSSGVLALGYAYVSNLKVRQLAKPYMDEFARQTSMSVGLTCRDRLHMIYVENRLPPEASLLRMDIGLKLPMATTSAGRAYYCAISDKARLVIDDAMAVKYSDAWPEKKESLDQAMKDYKEHGFCLSIGEWDRNINSAGVPIHLQDGTIMALTCAAPSYLVPAEKLRGSIAHQLAMLAGDIESLGV; encoded by the coding sequence ATGGCAAGAACAAAGCAGAGTTCACCAGAACTGAAAGTGGCATCCAGTGACGGTGAACCCGTGAAGCCGGAGAAAGACCGCAAGTTTGTCGAGGCCCTGTCCCGCGGCCTGGATGTGCTCCGTGCGTTCAGCCAGGGCCCGGTCATTCTGGGCAACCAGGACATTGCCCGCATCACCGGGCTGCCCAAACCGACCGTTTCCCGGATGACCTACACCCTCACCAAACTCGGTTACCTGAGCTACAACACCCAGTTGGAGAAATACCAGCTGAGTTCCGGAGTGCTGGCGCTGGGCTATGCCTATGTTTCCAACCTCAAGGTACGCCAGCTGGCCAAACCCTACATGGACGAGTTCGCCCGCCAGACCAGTATGTCGGTTGGCCTCACCTGCCGGGACCGGTTGCACATGATTTATGTGGAAAACCGGTTGCCGCCTGAGGCCTCCCTGTTGCGCATGGACATCGGTCTGAAACTGCCCATGGCCACCACCTCGGCTGGCCGCGCCTATTACTGCGCCATCAGCGACAAGGCCCGCCTGGTCATCGACGACGCCATGGCCGTGAAATACAGCGATGCCTGGCCAGAAAAGAAAGAGAGCCTCGATCAGGCCATGAAAGACTACAAGGAGCACGGTTTCTGCCTGTCCATTGGCGAGTGGGACCGGAATATCAATTCCGCCGGCGTTCCCATCCACCTGCAGGATGGCACCATCATGGCCCTGACCTGTGCCGCACCGTCCTACCTGGTCCCAGCTGAAAAGCTCCGGGGTTCCATTGCTCACCAGCTGGCGATGTTGGCAGGTGATATAGAATCATTGGGCGTCTGA
- a CDS encoding 3-hydroxyacyl-CoA dehydrogenase NAD-binding domain-containing protein: MSEVVSYNREGKIGVITVNYPPVNALGQAVRSGLLAALEQGQKDADAKVLLLVCEGRTFIAGADIREFGKPMQEPTLPALVNTFENSDKPLVAAIHGTALGGGLETALSCHYRVAVSSAKVGLPEVKLGLLPGAGGTQRLPRLTGARKALEMITTGEFVGARDALALGILDAVDDGDDIRAAGLAYAQKVADEGKPVRRVRDITDKIEADKGSDVFDQFRDELKKRARGLFSPFKCVDAVEAAFSLPFDEGMKRERELFMECMESPQRGGLIHSFFGEREVSRVKGLAKDTPVRDVKSVGIIGAGTMGGGIAMNFVNVGIPVTIVEVKQEALDKGLAIIRRNYENSAKKGKLTQAQVEQRMALITPSLTYDDFRDVDLVIEAVFENMAIKKEIFARLDEVCKPGAILASNTSTLDIDEIASATKRPEDVVGMHFFSPANVMKLLENVRGSKTSDEVKATVMAVAKKIRKVGVMVGNGYGFVGNRMLHKRGTEAMSLVDEGATPQQVDKVLTDLGFPMGQFAMSDLAGIDVGYRIREERRKAGEDIPASWMDKLAEQGRLGQKTLAGVYKYEEGSRKPVPDPKVEQLIEQFRKEQGITPRAITDQEILERCMYAMINEGARILEEGIADRPLDIDIVWIYGYGFPAHRGGPMFWADQEGLDTILCAVKKYRDTVGGEQWEPSALLEKLVSEGRKFGDL; this comes from the coding sequence ATGTCAGAAGTCGTTAGCTATAACCGGGAAGGCAAGATCGGCGTTATTACCGTGAACTACCCGCCGGTGAACGCCCTCGGCCAGGCTGTCCGCTCCGGTCTGCTCGCAGCCCTGGAGCAAGGTCAGAAGGACGCAGACGCCAAGGTGCTGCTGCTGGTTTGTGAAGGGCGCACCTTTATTGCCGGTGCCGATATCCGGGAATTCGGCAAGCCGATGCAGGAGCCGACCCTGCCGGCGCTGGTGAATACCTTTGAGAACAGTGACAAACCGCTGGTTGCCGCAATCCACGGCACGGCCCTGGGTGGTGGCCTGGAAACGGCGCTGAGTTGCCATTATCGCGTTGCGGTCAGCAGTGCCAAGGTGGGACTGCCGGAGGTGAAACTGGGGCTGCTGCCCGGCGCGGGCGGTACCCAGCGACTGCCGCGCCTGACCGGCGCCAGGAAAGCGCTGGAAATGATCACCACCGGTGAATTTGTCGGTGCCAGGGATGCCCTGGCTCTGGGTATTCTGGATGCAGTGGACGATGGCGATGATATCCGCGCGGCGGGCCTGGCTTATGCGCAAAAGGTGGCCGATGAGGGCAAACCTGTGCGTCGGGTTCGGGACATTACCGACAAAATTGAAGCGGATAAGGGCAGCGATGTTTTCGATCAGTTCCGCGACGAGCTGAAGAAGCGGGCCAGGGGTCTGTTCTCTCCGTTCAAGTGCGTCGATGCCGTGGAAGCCGCGTTCAGCCTGCCCTTCGATGAAGGCATGAAGCGCGAGCGGGAACTGTTCATGGAATGCATGGAATCGCCCCAGCGCGGGGGTCTGATCCATTCGTTCTTTGGTGAGCGTGAGGTCTCCAGGGTGAAGGGGCTGGCCAAGGACACCCCGGTCCGTGACGTGAAGAGTGTCGGCATCATCGGTGCCGGCACCATGGGTGGCGGTATTGCCATGAACTTCGTGAACGTGGGGATTCCGGTCACCATCGTCGAGGTAAAGCAGGAAGCCCTGGACAAAGGCCTGGCCATCATTCGCCGTAACTACGAGAACTCCGCGAAGAAGGGCAAATTGACCCAGGCGCAGGTGGAACAGCGCATGGCGCTGATAACCCCGAGCCTGACCTACGACGATTTCCGGGATGTCGACCTGGTGATCGAGGCGGTGTTCGAGAACATGGCCATCAAGAAAGAAATCTTTGCCAGGCTGGATGAGGTCTGCAAGCCCGGGGCCATCCTGGCGTCCAACACGTCGACCCTGGATATCGACGAGATCGCTTCTGCCACCAAGCGTCCGGAAGACGTTGTGGGCATGCACTTCTTCAGCCCCGCCAACGTCATGAAGCTGCTGGAAAACGTGCGCGGCAGCAAGACCTCCGATGAGGTAAAAGCCACCGTGATGGCGGTGGCCAAGAAGATCAGGAAGGTCGGTGTCATGGTTGGCAACGGTTATGGCTTTGTCGGTAACCGGATGCTGCACAAGCGCGGCACCGAAGCCATGTCACTGGTGGACGAGGGGGCAACCCCGCAGCAGGTAGACAAGGTGCTGACTGATCTGGGTTTCCCGATGGGCCAGTTTGCGATGTCCGATCTGGCCGGGATTGATGTGGGTTACCGTATCCGGGAAGAGCGCCGCAAGGCGGGTGAGGACATTCCGGCCAGCTGGATGGACAAGCTGGCGGAGCAGGGCCGTCTTGGCCAGAAGACCCTGGCAGGTGTATACAAGTATGAAGAAGGCAGCCGCAAGCCGGTTCCGGACCCGAAAGTGGAGCAGCTGATCGAGCAGTTCCGCAAGGAGCAGGGAATTACGCCGCGGGCGATTACCGACCAGGAGATCCTCGAGCGCTGTATGTATGCGATGATCAACGAAGGTGCCAGGATCCTGGAGGAGGGTATCGCCGACCGTCCGCTGGATATCGACATTGTCTGGATCTACGGTTACGGCTTCCCGGCCCACCGCGGCGGCCCCATGTTCTGGGCCGACCAGGAAGGTCTGGACACCATTCTCTGTGCGGTGAAGAAATACCGGGATACCGTCGGCGGTGAGCAGTGGGAGCCTTCAGCCCTGCTGGAGAAGCTGGTCAGCGAGGGCAGGAAATTCGGTGACCTTTGA
- a CDS encoding aldehyde dehydrogenase family protein, whose amino-acid sequence MRELSKNYINGQWVSWTGEMIDVHEAGTGEVIARVPASGPGEMEQAVAAADAAFGNWSESTLEQRIKVLEQLHAGLKERAPEIAETVCREVGMPIKLAAPIQAGMPAAVTKSYLKMLPDFPFTEQSGNSEVQYAPVGVVGCITPWNYPLHQVILKVVPAIAAGCTVVLKPSEVAPQTAYILAEILDGTDLPKGVFNMVCGLGQTVGDTLIKHPDVRMVSFTGSTRTGHQIGHAAAEDFKRIALEMGGKSASVILPDADLAAAVKGTVNNCLLNSGQTCTALTRMLVPADKHDEACELAAAAVAKMTPGNPLEETTRLGPLASAQQRDKVIDYIKLGIEDGATLIAGGPEAPEGCDKGYFVKATVFGDVKPDSRIAQEEIFGPVLCVIPYKDETDAIRIANGTRYGLSGAVWSADAGKAKTIAGKLRTGQVFVNGGAFNTMAPFGGFGHSGIGREFGKWGLEEFLEVRSLQL is encoded by the coding sequence ATGAGAGAACTGAGCAAGAACTACATCAACGGCCAGTGGGTTTCCTGGACCGGCGAGATGATCGATGTTCACGAAGCCGGCACCGGCGAGGTCATTGCCCGGGTGCCCGCGTCCGGCCCTGGAGAAATGGAACAGGCGGTTGCGGCGGCGGACGCTGCTTTTGGCAACTGGTCCGAGAGCACGCTTGAGCAGCGTATTAAGGTGCTGGAGCAGCTGCACGCGGGCCTCAAAGAACGCGCTCCCGAAATTGCCGAAACCGTCTGCCGGGAAGTGGGCATGCCGATCAAACTGGCTGCCCCGATCCAGGCGGGCATGCCGGCCGCTGTGACCAAGAGCTACCTGAAGATGCTGCCGGACTTCCCGTTTACCGAACAGTCCGGCAACTCCGAAGTGCAGTACGCGCCGGTGGGTGTGGTGGGCTGTATCACCCCCTGGAACTATCCCCTGCACCAGGTGATCCTGAAAGTCGTACCTGCGATTGCGGCCGGTTGCACGGTGGTGCTCAAGCCGTCGGAAGTTGCACCCCAGACCGCTTATATTCTCGCCGAGATCCTGGACGGTACCGACCTGCCCAAGGGTGTCTTCAACATGGTGTGTGGTCTGGGACAGACCGTCGGCGACACTCTGATAAAGCATCCGGATGTGCGCATGGTGTCCTTCACCGGCTCCACCCGGACCGGGCATCAGATAGGCCACGCTGCCGCGGAGGATTTCAAGCGGATTGCCCTGGAGATGGGGGGTAAGTCCGCCTCGGTCATCCTTCCGGACGCCGACCTGGCCGCAGCGGTCAAGGGCACCGTGAACAACTGCCTGCTGAATTCGGGTCAGACCTGCACCGCACTGACCCGCATGCTGGTGCCGGCCGACAAGCACGACGAAGCCTGCGAACTGGCCGCTGCTGCTGTGGCGAAAATGACCCCCGGCAACCCGCTGGAAGAAACCACCCGTCTTGGCCCACTGGCTTCCGCGCAGCAGCGTGACAAGGTGATCGATTACATCAAGTTGGGCATCGAGGACGGCGCCACACTGATTGCCGGCGGTCCGGAAGCCCCGGAAGGGTGTGATAAAGGCTACTTTGTGAAGGCCACGGTCTTCGGCGACGTGAAACCTGACAGCCGCATTGCCCAGGAGGAAATCTTCGGGCCGGTGTTGTGCGTCATTCCCTACAAGGATGAGACGGACGCCATTAGAATCGCCAATGGTACCCGCTATGGTCTCTCCGGAGCCGTATGGTCCGCGGATGCCGGCAAGGCGAAGACAATTGCCGGCAAACTGCGCACCGGCCAGGTATTCGTCAACGGTGGCGCGTTCAACACCATGGCGCCGTTTGGCGGCTTCGGGCATTCGGGCATCGGCCGCGAGTTTGGTAAGTGGGGGCTTGAAGAGTTCCTGGAAGTTCGGTCGCTGCAGCTATAG
- a CDS encoding QsdR family transcriptional regulator, giving the protein MADKTISRATPADAFKRARRMWLKGERIHLASLSDELGIGRATLFRWVGNKDLLIGEVLWSLYDPLRLEALEKTPGDGVDFIVGVYRRTNSTILHFEPLRRFINQDPEYALKILTSSQSVLHTRTVEANTRMLKEQVAAGHINPPMNIDSLSYFMVRLAESCLYSDIIGGRDPRDEELEDACTAVRILLGGKA; this is encoded by the coding sequence GTGGCAGACAAAACCATAAGCAGGGCGACACCCGCGGATGCGTTCAAGCGGGCACGGCGCATGTGGCTCAAGGGTGAGCGCATTCACCTGGCATCTCTGTCTGACGAACTCGGAATTGGCCGGGCCACCCTGTTCCGCTGGGTCGGCAACAAGGACCTGCTGATCGGAGAGGTTCTCTGGTCCCTCTACGATCCTCTGCGGTTGGAAGCGCTGGAAAAAACACCCGGTGACGGCGTGGATTTTATTGTCGGCGTTTACCGCCGCACCAACTCCACCATCCTGCACTTTGAGCCGCTTCGGCGCTTCATCAATCAGGACCCTGAGTACGCCCTGAAAATCCTGACATCTTCCCAGTCTGTCCTGCACACCCGCACGGTGGAAGCCAACACCCGGATGCTGAAGGAGCAGGTGGCGGCCGGGCATATCAACCCGCCGATGAATATCGACAGCCTGTCCTACTTCATGGTGCGGCTGGCGGAATCCTGCTTGTACAGCGACATAATCGGCGGCCGCGACCCCCGGGATGAGGAGCTGGAGGATGCCTGTACGGCTGTGCGGATTTTGCTTGGAGGGAAGGCCTGA
- a CDS encoding response regulator transcription factor, with translation MTRTVLIIEDNPGIGELVRMQVSDLGMKAVLMDRGDTGLERFREGGIDLVILDLMLPGLDGLAVCREIRAEGGYVPVLMLTAKSTELDRVLGLEMGADDYLTKPFSVAELSARIKALFRRVDALSSHRASDNDAREIEVDGLRIDPVRRRVFMQAVEVELTAREFDLLWHFASHRGRVFSRAQLLDAVWGYNHEGYEHTVNTHINRLRNKIETDPAAPRYVQTVWGVGYRFMD, from the coding sequence ATGACAAGAACCGTACTGATTATTGAGGACAACCCCGGCATCGGAGAGCTGGTCCGCATGCAGGTATCGGACCTGGGTATGAAGGCGGTCCTGATGGATCGGGGCGACACCGGTCTGGAGCGTTTCCGTGAGGGCGGCATCGATCTGGTGATTCTGGATCTGATGCTGCCCGGGCTGGATGGTCTGGCGGTGTGCCGGGAGATCCGGGCCGAAGGTGGCTACGTGCCGGTGCTGATGCTGACGGCCAAAAGTACCGAGCTCGACCGTGTTCTGGGGCTTGAAATGGGGGCGGATGATTACCTCACCAAGCCGTTCAGCGTGGCTGAGCTGTCGGCCCGCATCAAGGCGCTCTTTCGGCGTGTGGACGCCCTTTCCTCCCATCGTGCTTCCGACAATGACGCCCGAGAAATCGAAGTCGACGGGCTGCGTATCGACCCTGTCCGCAGACGGGTCTTTATGCAGGCGGTGGAAGTGGAACTCACCGCCCGGGAGTTCGATCTGCTCTGGCACTTTGCCAGCCATCGGGGCCGGGTGTTCAGCCGGGCGCAACTGCTGGATGCGGTCTGGGGCTACAACCACGAAGGCTACGAGCATACCGTGAATACCCATATCAACCGCCTGCGCAACAAGATTGAAACTGATCCCGCCGCCCCCCGGTATGTGCAGACCGTTTGGGGCGTTGGGTACCGGTTCATGGATTAA
- a CDS encoding sensor histidine kinase codes for MALSVFRTLYARLAIGLFLLLLVVGGLFTFLSLASVREYSAAVSHQLNRDLARNLVSDRNLVTDGKLNRDALRQLFELYMTINPSIEIYLLDREGQILSYSADPDKIKRNRVSLEPIRTLLENPEAYPLPGDDPRSHDRHKVFSVTPVPSAEDPTGYLYVVLRGEEYDLAESMVHSDRLLQMGAGALAVSLVVGLLAGLVFFRLLTRRLSRLTERVEAFESGMSPERTPAVDGKGDDIDYLTARFDQMAGRIAAQLDQLKDKDAQRRQLVAQVSHDLRTPLASIQGYIEALRLKQDTLSGDERARFLDVALAETHRLGRLVEELFELAALDAREKQPTPEPFVVAELLHDVVQKHRPEAEHAGVSLSIVEVAPVRVLADIAMTERVLDNLIGNAINHSPRASEITLGVAAREHGAEITVADAGPGIDAADMDHLFEPFYQAPGSSRIGHAGLGLAIAQRMVSLQQGRLSVRSDTGAVFSVWLPLADEPEGAAGK; via the coding sequence ATGGCTCTGTCGGTGTTCCGAACGCTCTATGCCCGGCTGGCAATTGGCCTGTTCCTTCTGCTGTTGGTGGTGGGGGGGCTGTTTACCTTCCTGAGCCTGGCCTCGGTCCGGGAGTATTCCGCGGCGGTGAGCCATCAGCTCAATCGCGATCTGGCCCGTAACCTGGTGTCAGATCGCAACCTGGTTACCGACGGCAAGCTCAACCGGGATGCCCTCAGGCAGTTGTTCGAACTGTACATGACCATCAATCCAAGCATTGAGATTTACCTGTTGGACAGGGAGGGGCAGATCCTTTCCTATTCCGCCGACCCGGACAAGATCAAGCGTAACCGGGTTTCCCTGGAACCGATCCGGACCCTTTTGGAAAATCCGGAGGCCTACCCGCTGCCCGGTGACGACCCCCGCAGCCATGACCGGCACAAGGTGTTCTCGGTAACGCCTGTCCCTTCCGCAGAGGATCCCACCGGCTACCTGTATGTGGTGCTTCGGGGAGAGGAATACGATCTGGCCGAAAGCATGGTGCACAGCGACCGGTTACTGCAGATGGGGGCCGGAGCTCTGGCGGTGAGCCTGGTTGTCGGACTGCTTGCGGGCCTGGTGTTTTTCCGCCTGCTGACCCGTCGGTTGTCCCGACTGACCGAGCGGGTTGAGGCCTTTGAGAGCGGCATGTCTCCTGAACGAACGCCCGCAGTCGACGGTAAAGGCGACGATATCGATTACCTGACCGCCAGGTTTGACCAGATGGCGGGGCGCATTGCCGCGCAACTGGACCAGTTGAAAGACAAGGACGCCCAGCGCCGCCAACTGGTAGCCCAGGTGTCTCACGACCTGCGCACCCCCCTGGCGTCGATCCAGGGCTACATTGAGGCGTTACGCCTTAAGCAGGATACCCTGAGTGGCGATGAGCGCGCCCGGTTTCTCGATGTGGCACTGGCGGAAACTCACCGGCTCGGACGCCTGGTGGAAGAACTGTTTGAGCTGGCAGCCCTGGATGCCCGGGAAAAGCAGCCCACACCCGAGCCGTTCGTGGTTGCCGAACTGCTGCACGATGTGGTGCAGAAACACCGGCCCGAAGCCGAACACGCCGGCGTGTCCCTGTCCATTGTCGAGGTTGCTCCTGTGCGGGTTCTGGCCGACATCGCCATGACCGAGCGGGTACTGGATAACCTGATAGGAAATGCCATCAACCATTCGCCCAGGGCCAGCGAGATCACCCTTGGCGTCGCCGCCAGGGAGCATGGCGCGGAGATTACCGTGGCTGATGCCGGCCCCGGTATTGACGCGGCCGATATGGATCACCTGTTCGAACCTTTCTATCAGGCCCCTGGCTCCTCTCGCATCGGCCACGCCGGGCTCGGCCTGGCCATTGCCCAGCGGATGGTATCCCTGCAGCAGGGCCGGCTCTCGGTCCGCAGTGACACCGGCGCTGTTTTCTCTGTCTGGCTTCCGCTGGCGGATGAGCCAGAGGGTGCCGCCGGTAAATAA